Below is a window of Streptomyces genisteinicus DNA.
CGGCGCGCGGCGAGGTGGTGTTCGATGAGTGCCGCGCTCGGCCTGCTGGCCGTCTTCGTCCTCACCCTCGGCACGGGTTACTTCGTCGCCCAGGAGTTCGCCTACGTCGCCGCCGACCGCCTGGCCCTGGCCAGGGAGGCCGAGGCCGGTGACAAGCGCGCCGCCCGCGCCCTGAAGGTGCTGGAACGCCTCTCGTTCATGCTCTCCGGCGCGCAGCTGGGCATCACCGTGACCGGACTGGTGGTCGGCTTCCTCGCCGAGCCCTCCGTCTCGGCGCTGCTGCGGCCCGCTCTGGAGGGGATCGGGCTCTCCGGCGCGGCGGTCTCCGCCGTCTCCGTGGTCCTCGCCTTCGTCCTCGCCACCGTGCTCCAGATGGTGATCGGCGAGCTCGCGCCGAAGAACCTGGCGCTCGCCGTCCCGGAGCGCCTGGCGAAGTCGCTGGCGCCCTCCACCCTGCTGTACCTGAAGGTGGTCGGCCCCGTCGTGCACGTCTTCGACGGCGCCGCGAACCGCCTGCTGCGCAAGATCGGCATCGAGCCGGTCGAGGAGCTGCACCACGGGGCCACGCTGGAGGAGCTCAGCCATCTGATCGGCGAGTCCCACGAGCAGGGCCACCTGCCGGCCGCCACCGCCGAGCTGGTCGACCACGCCGTGGAGTTCTCCGAACGCACCCTCGGCCAGGTCATGGTCCCGCGCGCCGATGCCGTCTTCGTGCACCAGGACGCCACGGCCACCGAGGCCGTCGGCCTGATCGCGCGGCACGGGCACTCCAACTACCCCGTCTTCGGCAACCACCCGGACGACATCGCCGGCGTCATCGGCGTGCGCGAACTGATGCGCCTGCCGGAGTCGCGGATGGCGGGCACCACCTCCGGCGCGGTCGCCCGCACCCCGCTGCTGCTGCCCGACACCCTGCCGCTGCCCGACGCGGTCGCGCAGATGCGGGACCGCGACGACGAGTTCGCGGTGGTCCTGGACGAGCACGGCGGTGTCGCCGGCATCGTCACCTACGAGGACATCGCGGAGGAGCTCGTCGGCGACATCGCCGACGAGAGCGACATCGTCGTCCACCTCGCCGTCGCCGACGGCGACGGCTGGCTCGTCGACGCCGGTCGCCGGCTGGACGAGATCGAGGACGCGACCGGGGTCGCCCTGCCCGGGGAGGACGACTACGACACCGTGGCCGGCCTGATCATCGACCGGCTGGGACGATTCCCGGCCATCGGCGACCGCCTCACCGTCGACGGCGTGCGCCTCGACGTCCTCACGCTGGACCGGCACGTGCCCGAGCGGGTGCGCATGACCCCGGTCGAGCAGCCCGCGGCCGAGGAGGCGCAGGCATGAGTTTCCCGATGGCACTCTTCGTCACCGTCCTGCTGCTGATCGGCAGCGGGTTCTTCGTCGCCGCCGAGTTCGCGCTCGTCGCCGCCAAGCGCCACCGTGTGGAGAAGGCGGTCGCCGAGGGCCGGCGCGGCGCGAAGGCCGCACTGGCGGGCATGAAGGAGCTCTCCCTCATGCTGGCCGGCGCCCAGCTCGGCATCACCATCTGCACCCTGGGGCTGGGATCGATCTCCAAGCCCGCGATCTCGCACCAGCTGGACCCGCTCCTGCACGACCTGGGCCTGCCCAGCGGGCTGAGCTACGGCATCGCCTTCGCCGTCGCGATGATCGTCGTCGTCTTCCTCCACATGGTGGTCGGCGAGATGGCGCCCAAGTCCTGGGCGATCGCGCATCCCGAGCGGTCCGCGATGCTGCTGACCCCGGCGTTCCGCGCCGTGGTCAAGGTGGTCCGCCCGCTGATCTGGGTCCTCAACCGGGTCAGCAACGCGCTGGTGCGCCTGTGCCGGGTGGAGCCCCGGGACGAGCTGGCGGCGGTCCACAACCGCGAGCAGCTCACGCACCTGGTGCGGGAGTCGGAGCGGCTGGGCCTGATCAACCACACGGACTCCGAGCTGATCACCCGCTCGCTGACCGAACCGCAGACCCCGGTCGCGGAGCTGGTCACACCGGCCGCGGACATCGTGCGTGTCCCGGCGGGCGCCGGACTGGACGAGATCCTGGCGACGGCCGCCGGCGCCGACCGCTCCCGGCTGGTCGTCGTGGACGGCGACACCGTCCTCGGCTCGGTCCACGCCCGTGACGCGCTCGTCGTGCGTACCAGGGGACGCGCCGTCACGGCGCGCGAGCTGGCCCGCCCGGTCCCCGAGCTGCGCTCGGGGGACAGCGTGTCGCACGCGGTCGAGCAGCTCCGCCGCAACCGCGCCTCGCTGGCCCTGGTCCGGGACGAGGACGGTGTGCTCACGGGGCTGATCAGCCTCGACGACCTGCTCGTCCGGCTGATGGGGGCGCCCGCCGCCCACTGACCCCCGGGTCCGTGCCCCTGCGGCCTCCCCTCGCGCCCCGGCGCGGGCGGGAGGCCGCGGCCGTCGGCGGGGCGTGCGCGGCGCGTGCCGGCCTGCTGCTCCACTGCCTCGTTCGAGCCAGGAGCTCACCCGCAGAAGAGCGAACGCAGCCGGCGAAGCATCGGCCCGGGCATCAGGGCCTCAGCAGTCCGCCCACCCACCAGTCGTGCGGCTTGCCGTCGTTGGCGATGCTGCGATTGCACAGTGTCCCTTCGACGGTGAAGCCGAGTTTCTCGGCGACGGCACGCGAGCCGGTGTTCCCGGCCATGGCCCACCACTCGATGCGGTGGACGTCGAGGGTGGCCCAGCCCCAGTCGCACAGGGCCCGGGCGGCCTCCGCCGAGTACCCGCGTCCGCGCTGTTCCCTGACCGCCCAGTAACCGAGCTCCCAGACGCCGCGGCTGATGAGGGTCAGACAGTACGAGCCGACCAGGGCACCGGTGTCCTTGCGGAACGCGCCGAGGGTGTAGTCCCTGTCCTCGGCCCACTGAGCGGGCAGCTTCTCGCCGACCAGCTTCTCCGCGTCCGCACGCCGGTACGGCACCGGGGTGTAGAACTGGATGTCCTCGTCCTGGCAGGCTTCGTACACCGCATCCACGTCGGCAGGTGTGAAGCCCCGCAGCACCAGGCGGTCGGTCTCGAGAGTCACTGGATCCACCGCGGCAGTATCGACGCCGTCAACAAGTGGCGACCAGCGAATATCCCGACCGGGCACCGCCCGTCACAGTGCCCCGGGCTGATCGACGGTCGTCGCAGCACCCCGGATCAGCTGCCCCGGGACGGAGCCGCACCCGTCATCAGTCGCGGACCGAGCCCCTAGGATGGGCGGCTCCGAGTCGGCGGATCGCCGATCGTGCCGGAGGAGGAGATCGGTTCGATGAACCTGCCCACGGGTCCCGCGACGCGATCCACGGTGACGGGTGCCGGCGAGGTCCGGGTCTCCTGTGCCGTCATGGCGCACCCCCGGCGCGCCGCCGCGGCCACCGCCCTCGCGGCGAGCCTGCCCGAGCTGGATGCCACGGTGGTTCTCGACCCCGATCCGGACGGTCCCCCGGCGACGCTGCGCACGGCGGCCGAGGCGTGGGCCGCGGTGCCCGACGGGGCCACGCACCATGTGGTCCTCCAGGACGACGCCACGCCCTGCGCCGGCTTCGCCGAGGCGCTTCAGGGGCTGCTCGGGCTCCGCCCCGACCTGCCGATATCCCTCCACACCGAGTGGGGGTCGGGCTCGGCGACCATGGTGCGGTGGGCCGCGCTCTCGGGCGGCGGGCTGGTGCGGTGCGTCGACGAGTACGTGCCCACCGTCGGCCTGGTCCTGCCCGCTCGGCTCGCCCGTGAACTGGGCGAGTTCGCCCGGACGTGGCCGGACCGGGAGCTGCCGGACGATGTGGCGGTGGCCCGGTTCCTGGCGGAGAAGGGCGTTCCGCCCTATGTGGCCTCTCCCAACCTGGTCGAGCACGACGGCGATCTGAGCCTGGTCGGCAACGGGGGCCCCATGGGCATCCGGCGCTCTCCCTGCCTGCGGCTCCCCGGCGACGGGCCGCAGCGTGCGGACCTCCTGGAGGCGCCCGGTCTGGTGCCGATCATCAGCGCGCCGAAGGCGCGTGCGGTGGTGATGTGCTGGGACACGGCCGGGCAGCGGCATGCCGGGTACACGACGCTGCGCCCGGAGCTGGAGCGGGCGGGGGTCGCCCACCAGGACGTCGTGGCGGCGCTGGACAAGTGGCTGGCCTCCGCGGCGGGAGACCGCCTGGAGGCCGCCCTCGGTTACGGCTTCCTGCACGAGACCTGGGTCGCCGCCGTCGCGCTGGCGGTCTTCGCCCCCGGGCGGGCCGGGGCGGACCCCGTCGCGGGCCTCGGGCTGCGGGCGCTGGAGACGGTG
It encodes the following:
- a CDS encoding hemolysin family protein, giving the protein MSFPMALFVTVLLLIGSGFFVAAEFALVAAKRHRVEKAVAEGRRGAKAALAGMKELSLMLAGAQLGITICTLGLGSISKPAISHQLDPLLHDLGLPSGLSYGIAFAVAMIVVVFLHMVVGEMAPKSWAIAHPERSAMLLTPAFRAVVKVVRPLIWVLNRVSNALVRLCRVEPRDELAAVHNREQLTHLVRESERLGLINHTDSELITRSLTEPQTPVAELVTPAADIVRVPAGAGLDEILATAAGADRSRLVVVDGDTVLGSVHARDALVVRTRGRAVTARELARPVPELRSGDSVSHAVEQLRRNRASLALVRDEDGVLTGLISLDDLLVRLMGAPAAH
- a CDS encoding hemolysin family protein, with the protein product MSAALGLLAVFVLTLGTGYFVAQEFAYVAADRLALAREAEAGDKRAARALKVLERLSFMLSGAQLGITVTGLVVGFLAEPSVSALLRPALEGIGLSGAAVSAVSVVLAFVLATVLQMVIGELAPKNLALAVPERLAKSLAPSTLLYLKVVGPVVHVFDGAANRLLRKIGIEPVEELHHGATLEELSHLIGESHEQGHLPAATAELVDHAVEFSERTLGQVMVPRADAVFVHQDATATEAVGLIARHGHSNYPVFGNHPDDIAGVIGVRELMRLPESRMAGTTSGAVARTPLLLPDTLPLPDAVAQMRDRDDEFAVVLDEHGGVAGIVTYEDIAEELVGDIADESDIVVHLAVADGDGWLVDAGRRLDEIEDATGVALPGEDDYDTVAGLIIDRLGRFPAIGDRLTVDGVRLDVLTLDRHVPERVRMTPVEQPAAEEAQA
- a CDS encoding GNAT family N-acetyltransferase, with product MPGRDIRWSPLVDGVDTAAVDPVTLETDRLVLRGFTPADVDAVYEACQDEDIQFYTPVPYRRADAEKLVGEKLPAQWAEDRDYTLGAFRKDTGALVGSYCLTLISRGVWELGYWAVREQRGRGYSAEAARALCDWGWATLDVHRIEWWAMAGNTGSRAVAEKLGFTVEGTLCNRSIANDGKPHDWWVGGLLRP